The segment CCCGCAGGCGAACGTCCTGGAACACCTCCAGGCCCGGCAGCGGCAGCTCGGCGAGGAGATCGCCCGCCTGCGGCAGCTCGCCGAGGTGGCCGCGCGGGCCATCGAGGTCCAGCAGACCGGGGTCCGGCTGACCCCGGAGGAACGCTTCGAAGTGTTCGGCGAGATCACCTTCGACCTGAGCTACGCCACGGAGGCGGAGCTGAAGTGGACCGGCTCGCAGGGCCGCCGCGAGGCGATGGCCCGCGCCGCCGCCCACACCAAGGAGGACTGGCGCCGGCTCATGCGCGAGGCCACCGCATGGCGCGCCGAACTGCTCACCGCCTTCGACGAGGCGCAGCCCAGCGACGGCGAACGGGCCATGGACCTCGCCGAGGAACACCGCCTGCACGTCTCGCGGTGGTTCACCTCCTGCCCGCCCGACATGCACCGGCGCATCGCGGACGACTTCCTCGCCGACCCCCGCGCCTTCGCCCTCGTCGTACCGCCCTCGCAGCAGCGCCCGGGCCTCGCCGCCTACCTCTGCAAGGCCGTCCACGCCAACGCGGCGCGCCGCGCGGACGGCCGTACCGACACGGAAGAAACCCGATGAAGACACTGAAGATACTCATCGCCGCCGCCGGATCACGCGGCGACGTCGACCCCTACACCGGCCTGGGCGCCGCACTGCGCGCCGCCGGACACGAGGTCGCCCTGGCCACCACCGCCCCCTTCGCGCCCCTCGTGCACGCCGCGGGCCTGGAGTTCCGCGCCCTGCACGCCGACACCCGGCCGCGCGGGGACGTCACCGACCGGCGCGAGCTGATGCGCACCGCCGCCGCGTTCCTCACCGAACTGGGCCAGGGCTTCGCCGACGCCGTGGACGAGGGCACCGACCTGCTCCTGCTGTCCACCACCACGGCCCCGCTCGGCTGGCACCTCGCCGAGGCCACCGGCACGCCCAGCCTCGGCGTCTACCTCCAGCCCACCGCCCCCACCGGCGACTTCCCGCCCGTGGTCACCGGCGCCCGCTCGCTGGGCCGGCCCGGCAACCGCGCGGCCGGACGGTTCGCCCTGCGCATGGCCGACCGGATCAGCGAGCAGGGCGTCGCCCGGCTGCGCGACCGCCTCGCCCTGCCGCCGCTCACCGCCTCGGCCATGCGCCGGCGCCGGGAGCGGGCGCACTGGCCCGTACTGCACGGCTGCAGCACGGCCCTGGTGCCGGCCCCCGCCGACTGGCGGCCGGGCCTGGACGTCGTGGGCAACTGGTGGCCCCACCTCGACCCGGCCGAACGGCTGCCCGGGGACCTGGAGGACTTCCTCCGCGCGGGCCCGCCCCCCGTCCTCATCGGCTTCGGCAGCATGGCCTCCGGCGAGGGGGAACGCCTCGGCGAGCTCGCCGTACGGGCCCTGCGCCGCGCCGGACTGCGCGGAATCCTCCAGAGCGGCGCCGCCGGACTCGCCGCCGCCGGCGCCGGCCCGGACGTCCTCGTCGTCGGCGACGTCCCGCACGCCCTCCTCTTCCCCCGGCTGGCCGCGGTCGTCCACCACGCCGGGGCCGGCACCTCGGCGGCCGCGCTGCGGGCCGGGGTCCCCGCGGTGCCGGTCCCCGTGACCGCGGACCAGCCGTTCTGGGCGCGCCGCCTCGCCGCGCTGGGCGCCGCGACCGCTCCCGTCCCCTTCCGCTCCCTCACCGCCGAATCGCTCGCCGCGGCGCTGGAGCGGGTGGTCGGACAGGAGGCGTACGCCCGGGCCGCGCGGGCCGCGGCGCGGCACATCGCCGCCGAGGACGGAGCGGCCCGGGTCCTCGAAGCGGTCGAAGGGGCGGCCCGCGCGAGGTGAGCGCCGACGGGCGCCGCGAGCGGCGGATCGGAGCCCCGAAAACGTGTCGCCGCGCCCGTCACCGGCCACCTCGTGGAACCGTCTTCCCATGACTGAAGGATCGGTACCCCACATGTCCCCGGCGCGCATCACCGTCCTCTCCGTCCAGCAGGGCGACCCGCCGTTCCGGATCGTCGAGGTGGACGGAGAGGTCGTGGGCAGGGCGACGTCGATGACGGACGTGCTGCTGATCGCCGCCGAGGTCGGGGTCGTCATCCACGACCTCGACGACCTGGACGAGGTCCGGTGGGTCGGCGGCGGCAAGTTCCACTGGACGCTGCACTCCAGGAGGAACCGCCCGCCGGCTGCTGCCGACTGACACTCAGCAGGTCACGTACAGGGCCTCCGGCGAGCGGTGGACAAGGGTGGGGCGCATCCGCGGAGCGGGCCGGGCCGCGTCGAGCCGCAGGCCCGGCAGGGCCCCGGTGAACAGCTCCAGGGTGAGCCGCAGCTGGCCGCGGGCCAGGTGCGAGCCCGGGCAGGCGTGGGCGCCGTGCCCGAAGGCGAGGTGCCGGCCGTTCGCGGCCCGGCGGATGTCGAAGACGCCGGCCTCCTCGTGGCGCCGCCCGTCCCGGTTGGCCGACGCGTACGCCACCAGGAGGGCGGCGCCGGCGGGCAGCCGCGTCCCGGAAGGCCTGCACCCGCCGAGTCGAAACGCAGCCCCTCCTCCACCGCCGCCGGGACGAGCCCCGGATCGGCGCACAGGAGTTCCCACTGGCGCCGGTCGGCGAGCAGGTGCATCAGGGTGGTGGCGATCAGCGCACTGGTCGTCAGGAACCCGGCGATCAGCAGGTTCTGCAGATGGGCCACCAGCTCGTGGCGCTGCTCCTCGCCGAGCCCGGCGCCCGGCGGGGCGGCGGCGGCCGCCAGGTCCGAGCAGAGGTCCTCACGGGGGCGTGCCCGGCGCTCGCGGACGTACCCGTCGAGCAACTGCTGCAGTGCGACGACGTCCTCGGCGGCGGCCACCTGCTCTTGCGGCGCCAGAGGGCGGAACAGCAGTTCCCCGGCCCGGTACCCGCCGTGCACCGCGGCCGGTACGTCCGCCGGGTCCAGCCCGATCACCCGCCCCACCACCAGCCCGGGCAACCCGCGCGCCAGCACCCCGAGCGCCGCCTCCGCCGGCGTGATGTCGGGCAGCAGGGCGTTGGCGGAGGAAAAGACCGCCGTTCCTCCGCACGGTCATACGGTCCTGGCCGGGCGGTCGATGACGCGGAGCGTGCCGAGCAGGTACAAGAAGGCGTCGGCCAGCGGGGAGTCCCGGTGGTCGCGGTCGAGGCGCTCCCAGTCGATCTGCTCGCGCAGCATGCGCGCCATCGGCAGCAGGTCCCCGAAGTCGCAGTAGTGCTCGCACAACGCGGCGAGGCGGCTGTCCATGAGGTCGGTGGGGGACAGGACCGGCATCCACACCGAGTCCACGGCCTTGACGGGCGCCCGTTCCAGCAGCGCGGTGCTCACCGGACGCCGGGCCAGCTCGAAGATCAGGTCGATCTCCTCACCGCCCGCGCGCCCCTTGACCAGCCAGTCCTCGGGGGCGCGGCGCATGGCGATGCCCCCGGCCTCCAGTGCCCGCACGGCCTCGTCGGCGTCCTCGGGACGGACGCAGAAGTCCGTGTCGTGCTGGAAGGTCGCGGGCAGTCCGTGGGCGAAGGCGGCGACGCTGCCGGCCAGGGCGAAAGGGACGCCCGGACCCTTTGAGCAGGGTCGCCACCCTCTTGGTGGTCTCCAGGATCGCCTGGGTGTGGTCCTTCGGCAGAAGCCCTTCGCCGGACCCCGCCGAGCCCCTGCCCTCCGGCGGCACGGGGTCGCCGGGGAGGCAGGGGGCTGGGGTGTCACGACGGTGCACGGTGTGCCTCGGAGTGGCGGTCAATAGTAGTGCCGGCGGCCCCCCACGGCGTGCCCGACGGCGCCCAGCACCCACAGGACGAGGCCGATCACGACGAGGATGACGCCGATCGTCCAGAGGATCGAGATCCCGGTCAAGAAGCCGATGATCAGCAGAATGACGCCCAGGATAATCATGAGTACCTCCTGTGTCCCTCTCGAATGGGGACTCCCCGCGTCTACCACCCCCGCGCGGATTCATGCATGCGCGGAAACGCCGGCGGATTCCCCGGAGCATGGAGCAGCGCATTCCGGGTAGCCGCCAGGCGTTCGCTACCCCAAGCCGGGAGGGCCGTCATGAGCAAGATGAAGGGCAAGGCCGAGCAGCTGAAGGGCAAGACGAAGGAAGAGATCGGCGACATGGCCGACGACAAGACGATGGAGATGAAGGGCAAGGCGGAGAAGGCCGCAGGCCGCGCGAAGGAGTCCAAGGCGGACGCGGCGGCCCAGATGCGGAAGATCCACGACGCGAACCGGTGACCACCGGCCGCGCGCGGCGGGCACGGCGTACGCATACGCCGTGCCCGCCGCGCGCGTCATCCCGGGGCGGCCCCGGCGGGCTTCCAGCCCCACGCCGTGAGCATGCCGGCCGACAGCGCGGCGCACTCCTCGGAGTCCAGGTACCGCACCGCCGCGTCGACCGCGGCGTCGTCCACCAGGCCGGTGCCGGTCATCGCCGCCCGGCTGCGTTCCCACGTGTCCGCCCAGAAACGGCTGAGGGGGCTGCCGGGCTCCAGCGGCGGTACGTGCATCTCGGCGGCGACCGGCACGAGCCCCGCCGCGCGCAGCAGCCGCGGGTACGAGGGCACCCAGGACACGTCCGTCCCGATGGTCTCCCGCAGCCCCTGCCACATCGCCCGCATGGCGGCGGCGTACGGCGTGCCGGGCTCCGAGCCGCTCGTCAGGTCGACCGCGTCGCTGAGCACCAGCACACCGCCGGGCTCGACCCGTTCGGCCAGCGCCGCGATCAGGCGCTCGCGCTCGGGCAGGTGCATCAGCACGAAGCGCGCGTGGACGAGCCGGAACCGGCGGCCCGCGGCGAACTCCGGGCCGGTGACGTCGGCCTGCAGCACCTCGAGCCCGGGCCGCTCCCGCAGGAAGCGCACGTCCCGGTCGACCGCCAGCACGGCCGCCACCCCGGCCTCGTCCAGCAGCCGGCGCGAGACCGTCCCCGTGCCCGCGCCCACGTCGAGGCAGCTCCACCCGGGACCGGCCCCCAGCGCCCGCAGCCGCGCCATGGTGATGTCGTCGTACGCGAGGGCGCCGAAGTCGATGCGCTCGCCCTCACCCGCCTGCTCCGGCCGGAACACCGCCTCCCCGTAACGCCCGCCGGGCTCCCCGGCGTTCACCGGACCGCCCGGCCGCTGCCAAGGGACGGCGGATCTTCGGACTGCGTCATGGCCGGACCTCTTCACGCGGCGGGGGCGGAGCCGGCCGCCCCCAGCCGGGGCAGCCGTCCCTCGATCCTGCACCCCCGGGCGCCCGGCGGACCGAGGCGCGCCGCAGCCGCCGGCCGCCTGCCGGGCATCGCCCGGACGGGGGGTCAGGAACCGGCGGCCCGGGCGGAACCGGTGCTCGTGCCGTTGGAGGTGCCCAGGAAGCAGGTCACCGTGCGGTCGCCGAGCAGCCAGCTGCTGGCCTGCGGGTAGTAGTAGAAGACCTCGAGGTTGTTCGGCAGCTTCTCCGCCTCGCCCACGTAGTCGGTCAGCGCGGAACCGCCGCACTTCTCCTCGGACATCGTGACGATCTTGTCCGCGCCGGGGAACGCCCCGTTGTCCAGGGTGAAGACCGCGTACGCCTCGCCCTCGTGGGGCTGGGTGCAGGGCACGGTCCGCACCGAGAGGCGGGCCTGCGTGCCGTCGCCCTTCTGGGTCTTCGACAGGTCGTCGTCGGTGTTGAAGCAGTCGCCCTTGCGGATGTCCTCCACCTTGCTGGATCCCGGCGTGGTGACCTGGCCGTGGGTGTCGCGCCGCGGAGTGGAGCCCCCGTCAGCCGCCCTCGTCAGTCCGAGGATCACCGCCAGCACGATGATCAGGAGGCTCACGCTGTGGATGACCACGGCCGCGATGGCCAGCCCCTTGCCCTTCCCGCCCTCCTTGCGTATCTGGGACATCGCGACGATGCCCAGGATGAGCGGAACCGTCGGTACCGCGCAGACGAGCGACATCACGAACGCCACCACGGCAACCGTGTTGGTCTTCTGCTGCTGCGGCTGGTACCAGCCCTGCGGATCGCCGTACGGCGTCGCGGGCCCGGGCATCGCGCCCTGCGGCGGCTGGCCGGGCTGGCCGTACGGCCCCGGCTGCCCGTACGGCTGCTGCGGGTACGGCGGGGGCTGAGGGGGTGTCGACATGCGCGTGGTGCTCCTCGCGGGCGGGTGGGACAAGCCCGCCGACTGGGCGTCGAGGCACAGGGCGGGGACGGATGAGCGGATGATGTGACCATCGGCCGCGCCCTAGTATCCCCTGGACGCATTCCGCCCTCCGTCCGGGCCGGTACGCCTCCTCATCGGTCACGAACGGAGAAGCGCGCGTCCCCTGCCCGCACTTAGCCTGCCGCTCATGGACCTCACCGTCCGTGACCGCGCCTTCCGCGGCGCCCGGGACGCCTGATCCGCCATCAGGAACCCCGCCGAAGCCTTCCGGACCTGACGAACAGGAGTCACCCCATGTGCCACCCCGCGTGGGCCCGCGCCCGCATCGCCGCCCTGCCCCCGGACGGCCCCGCCCGGCCGGACGAAGTCCCCGGGCCGGCCGGCCGTGACGGCGGGCCGGCACCGGAAGCCGGCTCTCCCGCCCGTGAACTCCTCACGCCCGCCGGACAGCCGCACTAGGTGTATTGCCCTGGGAGGTTGTGGACGGGTGACGCAGGTCTCGGCTGAGGGATCTTGAACGGGTGAGGGCCTTCCGGGTTCGGTGTGGATTGCGACGTCTACACCGACCAGCAGAAGGCTCTCATGCCCCACCGTAATGCACCCCTGACCGAGACCGGACGCCTTCGCCTGGCCCGCTGCGTGGTCGAGGACGGCTGGCCGCTGCGCCGGGCGGCCGAGCGATTCCAGGTCTCGCCCACCACCGCCCAGCGGTGGGCGGCCCGCTACCGGGCCGGGGGTGAGGCCGGAATGACCGACCGGTCCTCGCGCCCGCACACCAGCCCACGCCGGACCCCGACCCGCATCGAGCGGCGGATCATCAAGGTCCGCCTCGCCCGCCGGTGGGGGCCCGCCCGCATCGCCCACCTGCTCAACCTGGTGCCCTCGACGGTGCACCGGATCCTGACCCGGTTCGGCCTGGCCCGTCTCACGCACCTGGACCGGGCCACCGGCGCCGTCATACGCCGCTACGAACGCGACCGTCCGGGCGAGCTGGTCCACGTGGACATCAAGAAGCTCGGCAACATCCCCGACGGCGGCGGCCACAAGACCCTCGGCCGCCAGGCCGGCCGCAAGAACCGCTCCAGCGCCGGCTACAGCTACATCCACACCGCCGTCGACGACCACTCCCGCCTCGCTTACAGCGAGATCCACGCCGACGAGAAGAAGGAGACCGCCACCGCCTTCTGGGCCCGGGCCCAGGCCTACTTCGCCGGCGTGGGCATCACCGTCGAACGGGTCCTGACCGACAACGGCGCCTGCTACCGCTCCCGCGACTGGCGCGACGCCCTGACAGCGGCCGGAATCGCCCACAAGCGAACCCGGCCCTACCGGCCCCAGACCAACGGCAAGGTCGAACGCCTCAACCGGACCCTGCTCGAGGAGTGGGCCTACGCCCGCCCCTACCACTCAGAGCAGGAACGACGCGACGCCTTCCCTGGCTGGCTCCACACCTACAATCACCACCGCGGACACACCGCACTCGCAGGCAAACCACCCGCCAGCCGCGTCCCCAACCTCACAGGGCAGTACAACTAGGGCGCACGGGCGATCGCTGACATACGTCACTTCCGGCCCGTGCGGTCCGGCCCGACCCTGAGAGGGACGACGGAGGAGCGCCGGGATGGGGGAGAGCACGTGACGGAGCAGGAGCGGATGACGGGCACCGTGACGGCCAGGCCCCCCGCGGCCGTGATCGTACGGGTGTGGGGCGCCTCCCTGGTCCGGTGGGCGCTTCTGCGCCGGGCCGAACCGGGGCTGCGGCACTCGGCGTCGACGCGGCAACTGGTGCTGGTCATGGCGGTGACGGAGGTCGTGACGGCCTTCGTGCTCTCCTCGGTACTGCCGCCCGCCGTACGGCCGGTGCACGCCGGGTGCGAACTGCTCGTGATCCTGGCCGGGCTGGGCCTCGTGGCCGCGCTCCTGCGGCATCCGCACACGGTGGACGACGAGCACGTGGTGCTGCGGACCGGGTTCCTCGGGGAGCTGACGCTGCCCCGGGCGGCGGTGCGGTCCACGGCGCCGGCCGTCCGCACCGTGCCGGGCCGTGGCCCGCGCCCCGTACCGGGCGAACCGGGCGCCGTGGCCTGCTCGGTGGAGGCCTCCCTCAACGCCGCCCTGTACCTGGACCCGCCCGTCCGCCTGGACCTGGGCCGCGCCGGGCGGCTGGAGGTGACGACGGTCTACACCTCGGTGGACTCCCCGTCCGACCTCGCGGCGGCGCTCCGCGCACCCGTCAGGGGGCGGTCCGCGCCGGGAACGTGAACGCGTAGCCCTGGGACCGGAGCCAGGGGAGGTACTGCTCCAGGGCGGCCACGGTCTGGCTGCGGTCGCCGCCGCCGTCGTGGAACAGGACCGTGGGCAGCTCGGGCAGCTTGTCCTCCACCGCCGAGACGATGGCCGGCAGGCCCGGGCGGCTCCAGTCCTTGGGGTCCACGCTCCAGCCCAGCGGGCGCATCCCGTTCGCCGCGGCGACGGCCCGGCTCTCGGGGGTGAAGGCACCGCCCGGGGCGCGGTAGTAGCTCACCGCGACCCCCGGTACGGCCGCCTCGATCATGGCCTTGCCGTCCAGGACCTGCTGCCGCTGGTAGGCGACCGGCTTGTGGTCCATCGTCTCGTCGTGGTCGGCGGAGTGGTCGCACAGCTGGTGCCCGTCGGCGGCGATCTCGCGCACCAGCTCCGGGTACTTCTGCGCCCGCGTGCCGATCAGGCAGAAGGTGGCCTTCACGTGGTTCTGCCGCAGTACGCGCAGCACCTGCGGGGTCCACGTCGGGTCCGGCCCGTCGTCCACGGTGATCGCGACGTCCCGGCCCGCGCCCTGGGCGAGGCGGGATATGCCCTGCGGGACGGCCGCGCCGTGGACCGGCCGGGAGGAGGAAGCCGCCGGGGAACGGCCGTGGGAGGAGGAGTCCGCCGCGGCGAGGGCCGGCGCGGCGGCCGCCGCCAGGAGGCCGAGGACGGCCGCCGCCACCGCGGCGCCCGGCCGACGACGGCGCGCGGAACTGCTGCTCATGCCCATGGACGTGCTCTTCCTCTGCGTGTGTCGTTCCGGCCGCGGGATCCTGTGGTCCCGGGGGTCCGCTCCAGTGTGGTCAGGGGGCGCCGGAGCCGTCTTCCCCCGAACGGCCGAGGCGGCCGGCCTGCCCGTACGGCCGGGGATCCCCCGGCCTCCCCATCGACGCTAGGGAGCCCTCCTTCCCCGGTCAAGGAAGGGTGGGACGGCTCACACCGGGCGAATCCGGCGAATCGGGCGGATTACTTGCTCCTTCCGCCGGCCGCCCCGGCTCCGGCCGCCGCGGCCCCGGCCTGGAACCGGACCCGGACGGTCATGCCACCCTCCGGCGCCGGATTGGCCTCCGCCCGCAGCCGGGCGCCGTGGGCGCGGGCGATCGAGGCGACCAGCGAGAGACCGAGCCCGGCGCCCTCGCCTGCCGTGTGGCGGCGTTCGGCGCGCCGGCGGAACGGCTCCAGCAGCCGGGGGACGTCCTGCGGGTCGATCACCGGGCCGGTGTTGGAGACCGTCAGGACCCCTCCCGCCGGGCCCTGCGCCGTGCTCACCTCGATCCGGCCCCCCGGCCGGTTGTGGCGTACGGCATTGGTCAGCAGGTTGCGGATCAGGTGGTCCAGCAGCGCACGGTCGCCCTCGACCGTCAGCGGCGCGAAGGAGGTGACGGCCGTCAGCCCCTCGTGCGCGGTCGCCGCCAGGTCCGCCTCGGCCAGCTCCGCGAGGTCCACCGGCTCGGTGGCCTCCAGGCCCTCCTCCGACACGGCGAGCAGCAGGAGCGACTCGATCAGGTGCTCGCTGGAGTCCGCGACGCCGATCAGCCGCTCCCGGATCCGGGCCACCTTCTCCGGCGGCGGATCCCCGGCCAGCCCGATCTCCGCCGCCGCCCGCTGCACGGCCAGCGGCGTACGGAGCTCGTGGGCGGCGTTCGCGGCGAACCGCCGCTGCGCACCCACCAGGCTCTCCATCCGGTCGAGCATCCCGTCGAAGGTGTCCGCCAGCCGCTTGAGCTCCCCGGGCGGGGCCTGGAGGGAGATCCGCTCGTGCAGGTTCGCCCCCGACAGCCGGCGCGCCGTCTCGGTGATCACCCCCACCGGCCGCAGCACCCGGCCGGCCATCCACCAGGCCAGCCAGATCGACAGCACGGCGAACACGGCGAGCGCGACGAGCGAGACCAGCAGGAGCTCGTGCAGGGTGGCCTGCTCGACGGCGGTGGAGAGGTTCCGGGTCACCGCGTACCCCTGGACCTGTTCCTGGGCGGGGACCCGGCCGGCCGGCACCGACTGGGCGGGGACGGGTGTCCTGCCCGCCTCCACCAGGGCCTTCTCGAAGTCGCCGCGCGGCACGGCCGTGGTCACGGCGCCGCTGATCCGGGCGTACAGGCCGCCCCGCAGCAGGAGGTTCACCAGGGCGATCAGGCCGCCCCCGGCCAGGACCAGCAGCGAGCCGTACAGCGCCGTCAGACGGGCGCGCTCGGAACGGAGCACCGCTCTCACAGCGGATCGGCGATCCGGTAGCCGGCCCCCGGCACGGTCTCGATCAGCTGCGGCTCGCCCAGCTTCGCCCGCAGTTTGCTGAGCGTGACCCGGACGGCGTTCGTCCGGTACGAGGTGTCCTGCTCCCACACCTGCTCGATCAGATCGTCGTTGCCCAGCACCGCTCCCTCGGCCCGCAGCAGAGCCTCCAGCACCGCGAACTCCTTGCGTGACAGCGCGAGCCGCCGCCCGTCCCGGGTCGCCGTCCGCCGCGCCGTGTCCACGGCGACACCGCACCGCTCCAGCACCGGCGGCAGCGCCGGATGCGCCCGCCGCCCCAGGGCCAGTACCCGCGCCAGCAGCTCGTCGTAGGAGAACGGCTTGGTGAGGTAGTCGTCGGCGCCGAGCCCCAGGCCCTCCACCCGGTCGCGCACCGTCCCCGAGGCCGTCAGCATCAGCACCCGCGTCAGCATCCGCTCCCGCACGACCTGGCGGCAGACCTCGTCCCCGTGCAGCCCGGGCAGATCGCGGTCCAGCACGAGCACGTCGTACTCGCCCAGCCGCAGGCGCCGCAGGGCCTCCAGCCCGTCACCCGCCTCGTCGACGGCCAGCGCGTCGCGGCGCAACCCCTCCGCGATCATCTCCCGGAGGAACTCCTCGTCCTCCACCACCAGAACTCGCATGTGCCCTCTCTACTCGAAGGCCGCATTTCCTCGTCGTAAACATGATCGGTGAAGGAAGCGAAACCGACCTCCCCGGCAGGCTCCGCTCCATGAACCGATCCTCGAGCTTGACCATGACCGCGGCCGCCGCCGTCACCGGCCTGGCCCTCCTCGTGACCGCGTGCACGGGCACCGGCACCGGCTCCTCCGGCGGCGGCAAGGACGACGCCGCGCAGCAGAACGCCGGAGCCTCGGGCAAGGGCGACGGCCCGTCCGGCTCCGGCTCCGGCACCAGCGGCAAGGACGCGGACAAGGCCCTCCAGGTACGCAAGTGCCTGCGCGAGCACGGCATAGACGCCCCCGACCCGCAGCCCGGCCAGGACCCCCGCGGCATGACCCTCGGCACCGGCAGCGAGGACCCCGACACCCTCAAGAAGGCCTTCGAGGCCTGCGGGATGCAGGCCCCCGGCACCGGCGAGATGCCGCAGGCGGACAAGGACAAGGCCCTGAAGTGGGCCAAGTGCATGCGCGACAACGGCGTCAACATCCCGGACCCGGAGTTCAAGGGCAACGCGATGAGCGCCACCAAGATCCCCGAGGGGCAGGAGCAGGCCTTCGAGGAGGCCCAGAAGAAGTGCCAGGCCGCGTGAACCGGCGCGGGAAGTGGCTGCTCGGCTCGCTCGCCGTCGTCGTCGCCGCCACGGGCGGCGGCTACGCGGTGACCGCCCAGCCCCGCGCGGACCGGACGGCGGACGAGGACCGGCACGCCGACGGCCTGCCGCAGCGGACCGAACCGGTCCGCCGGGGCGACCTCAGCTCGGGCCTCACCGTCGAGGGCACCCTCGGCTACGCGCAGGAACGCCGGCTGAACGCCCCCGGCCCCGGCGTCCTCACCTGGGCCGCGGCCGCCGGCGCGGCCGTCGAGCGGGACGGCCGGCTCTACGAGCTCGGCGGCAGACCGGTCCGCCTGATGTACGGGACCACGCCCATGTACCGCGGGCTCAAGGCCGGCGACAAGGGCGAGGACGTCAAACAGCTCAAGCGCAACCTCGCCGCACTCGGCTACGGCACCGGGCTCGACCCGGACGACGCCACCTTCACGGCAGGCACCGCGACGGCCGTCAAGCGCTGGCAGAAGGCCCACAAAGCACCGGAGACCGGCGAGGTCGGCAAGGAGGACATCGTCTTCGCCTCCGGCCCGCAGCGGGTCCAGCGCAGCGACAGCCAGGTCGGTGACGAGCCCGGCCCCGGCAAGCCCGTGCTCACCCTGACCGGCACCGAGCGGATGGTCCGCTTCCAGCTGGACGCCGCCAAGGCGGGCACGGTGAAGAGCGGCGATCCGGTGACCGTGACCCTGCCCGGCGGCGGGAGTGCCACCGGGAAGATCGACTCGGTGGGCAGCACCGCCGGCCCCGACGGCGACGGCAACGGCTCCGGCGGTTCCGGAGGCGGGAGCGGAGGCGGGGGCGGGAACGCAAAGCCGAAGGTCCAGGTCACCGTGACCCTGGACGACGCCGCCCAGGCCAAGGGCCCCGACCAGGCCCCGGTGTCGGTCCGGCTGACCGGCGAGACGCGCAAGGGCGTGCTCTCCGTCCCCGTCAACGCCCTGCTCGCCCTCGCCGGAGGAGGCTTCGGCGTCCAGGTCGTGGAGAACGGCGCCGTACGGGAGGTCCCCGTGGAGCTCGGGATGTTCGGCCAGGGCCGGGTCGAGGTCAAGGGGGACGCCCTGAAGGAGGGCGTCCGGGTGGGGGTGCCGAACGTATGACCCCCGCGCCCCACACCCCCGTTACCCCTCACACCCCCGTTACCCCTCACACCCCCGTTACCCCTCACACCCCCGGCACTGCTCACACCCCCGATGCCCGCCACGCCCGCCCGGTCGTGGAGCTGACCGGCGTCACCAAGGAGTACCCCGGCGGGGTCAAGGCCCTGCGCGGGGTGGACCTGACCGTCCTGGACGGGGAACTCCTCGGCATCGTCGGCCCGTCCGGCTCGGGGAAGTCCACCCTCCTGCACATCGTCGGAACCCTGGACCGGCCGACGGCCGGCCGGGTCGCCATCGCCGGCCACGACGTGGCGGCCCTGTCCGACCGGGCCCTGTCGGCCCTGCGCTCCCGCCACGTCGGCTTCGTGTTCCAGTCCTTCCACCTCGTCCCCGGCATCAGCGCCCGGGCGAACGTCGCCGAGGGACTGCTCTACTCCGGCCTCTCCCGGGCCGAACGCGGCCGCCGTGCGGGGGCCGCCCTGGAACGCGTCGGCCTCGGCGACCGGATGGAACACCGGCCGCACGAGCTGTCCGGCGGACAGAAGCAGCGCGTGGCGATCGCCCGGGCCGTGGCCGGGGAGCCGGACCTGCTGCTCGCCGACGAGCCCACGGGCGCGCTCGACACGGCATC is part of the Streptomyces katrae genome and harbors:
- a CDS encoding sensor histidine kinase, whose product is MLRSERARLTALYGSLLVLAGGGLIALVNLLLRGGLYARISGAVTTAVPRGDFEKALVEAGRTPVPAQSVPAGRVPAQEQVQGYAVTRNLSTAVEQATLHELLLVSLVALAVFAVLSIWLAWWMAGRVLRPVGVITETARRLSGANLHERISLQAPPGELKRLADTFDGMLDRMESLVGAQRRFAANAAHELRTPLAVQRAAAEIGLAGDPPPEKVARIRERLIGVADSSEHLIESLLLLAVSEEGLEATEPVDLAELAEADLAATAHEGLTAVTSFAPLTVEGDRALLDHLIRNLLTNAVRHNRPGGRIEVSTAQGPAGGVLTVSNTGPVIDPQDVPRLLEPFRRRAERRHTAGEGAGLGLSLVASIARAHGARLRAEANPAPEGGMTVRVRFQAGAAAAGAGAAGGRSK
- a CDS encoding response regulator transcription factor, translating into MRVLVVEDEEFLREMIAEGLRRDALAVDEAGDGLEALRRLRLGEYDVLVLDRDLPGLHGDEVCRQVVRERMLTRVLMLTASGTVRDRVEGLGLGADDYLTKPFSYDELLARVLALGRRAHPALPPVLERCGVAVDTARRTATRDGRRLALSRKEFAVLEALLRAEGAVLGNDDLIEQVWEQDTSYRTNAVRVTLSKLRAKLGEPQLIETVPGAGYRIADPL
- a CDS encoding peptidoglycan-binding protein, with amino-acid sequence MNRRGKWLLGSLAVVVAATGGGYAVTAQPRADRTADEDRHADGLPQRTEPVRRGDLSSGLTVEGTLGYAQERRLNAPGPGVLTWAAAAGAAVERDGRLYELGGRPVRLMYGTTPMYRGLKAGDKGEDVKQLKRNLAALGYGTGLDPDDATFTAGTATAVKRWQKAHKAPETGEVGKEDIVFASGPQRVQRSDSQVGDEPGPGKPVLTLTGTERMVRFQLDAAKAGTVKSGDPVTVTLPGGGSATGKIDSVGSTAGPDGDGNGSGGSGGGSGGGGGNAKPKVQVTVTLDDAAQAKGPDQAPVSVRLTGETRKGVLSVPVNALLALAGGGFGVQVVENGAVREVPVELGMFGQGRVEVKGDALKEGVRVGVPNV
- a CDS encoding ABC transporter ATP-binding protein, which encodes MELTGVTKEYPGGVKALRGVDLTVLDGELLGIVGPSGSGKSTLLHIVGTLDRPTAGRVAIAGHDVAALSDRALSALRSRHVGFVFQSFHLVPGISARANVAEGLLYSGLSRAERGRRAGAALERVGLGDRMEHRPHELSGGQKQRVAIARAVAGEPDLLLADEPTGALDTASGRSVMELLHELNGDGATIAVITHDQEIAASLPRSVRIRDGEVVSDAWHPHPRTPPRTRPPAHPGPRPEHLGEAS